The following proteins come from a genomic window of Nitrospira sp.:
- a CDS encoding Chaperone protein DnaJ, protein MERKDYYTVLGVTPAEGLHAIRRAYRSLAKQYHPDYAGQEGQTQFQEIQEAYEILSDPQKRKEYDARRPAVRLARVVAEPLVPRHPRTHAPEHLVMRTSTPEEFSASPRAAPCRFCHGRRSPFEPPCPFCHEFDPQAEDMAHYLLQWLRTLRMR, encoded by the coding sequence ATGGAACGCAAGGACTACTATACCGTTTTAGGCGTTACTCCCGCAGAAGGCCTGCACGCCATCCGACGGGCATATCGGAGTTTGGCGAAGCAGTACCATCCGGATTATGCGGGACAGGAAGGACAGACGCAATTTCAGGAAATCCAAGAAGCCTACGAGATCCTCTCCGACCCACAAAAACGGAAGGAGTATGATGCAAGGCGACCTGCGGTGCGGCTAGCCCGAGTGGTCGCCGAACCACTCGTTCCCAGGCACCCTCGGACACATGCGCCGGAGCACCTCGTCATGCGAACCTCAACTCCGGAAGAATTCTCCGCATCGCCCCGTGCGGCTCCTTGCCGGTTCTGCCATGGACGCCGCAGTCCGTTTGAGCCGCCTTGTCCGTTCTGTCACGAATTCGACCCTCAGGCCGAGGACATGGCGCACTACCTCCTGCAGTGGTTGAGAACGCTTCGCATGAGGTGA